TAGAACTCGCCCAGGCAGAAATGCGCTTCAGCGTGGCGGGGGTGGATCTTGAGGGCCTTGCGGTACGCCTGGTAGGCCTTGCGCGGCATCTCGGCCTCGAAGTACGCATCGCCGAGCTTCACGCGCGCATCGGGGTTGTGGCCGTCGAGTTCGGTCGCCTTCTCGTAGTGCGTGATCGCGTGTTCGAGAACGCCCTTCTCGGCCAGATAGTCGGCTCGTCGAACCCGTGCGGCGGCCATTCTGCGCTTGCGCGCCGCTTCGCTTGACGTGCTACGTCGGCGAGGCATGGAACTCCCTCATCGAGACTGTACGCCCGGCCCTAATCCCTGGTGGCCGACCCCTGATCCCGATCAATGATGAGTGTGACCGGACCGTCATTCACCAGCGAGACTTGCATGTGCGCGCCGAAGACCCCGCGACCCACCGGCGGGCCGGACCGCGCGCACAGGTCGCAGAAGCGGTCGAAAAGCACCGTGGCCTGATCGGGAGCGAGGGCGTCGGAGAAGCCGGGCCGCCGCCCCTTGCGGCAGTCGCCGTAGAGCGTGAACTGCGGCACCAGCAGCAACTCCCCGTCCACGTCCTCCACCGACAGGTTCATCTTGTCGTCGGCATCCTCAAAGAGCCGCAGACCGACCAGCTTGGCCGCCATCCAGTCCAACTCGGCCTCGCCGTCGCCGGGCCGGAAGCCCACGAGAGCCAGCAGGCCCCGGCCGATTTGCCCCACGATCTCCCCGTCAACTCGCACCGCCGCCTGCGTCACGCGCTGCACTACAACT
The sequence above is a segment of the bacterium genome. Coding sequences within it:
- the dtd gene encoding D-tyrosyl-tRNA(Tyr) deacylase, whose amino-acid sequence is MRVVVQRVTQAAVRVDGEIVGQIGRGLLALVGFRPGDGEAELDWMAAKLVGLRLFEDADDKMNLSVEDVDGELLLVPQFTLYGDCRKGRRPGFSDALAPDQATVLFDRFCDLCARSGPPVGRGVFGAHMQVSLVNDGPVTLIIDRDQGSATRD
- a CDS encoding tetratricopeptide repeat protein — encoded protein: MPRRRSTSSEAARKRRMAAARVRRADYLAEKGVLEHAITHYEKATELDGHNPDARVKLGDAYFEAEMPRKAYQAYRKALKIHPRHAEAHFCLGEF